The Sporomusaceae bacterium genome window below encodes:
- a CDS encoding penicillin-binding transpeptidase domain-containing protein, with translation MKKILWFLCALLLACATAAAEASPAVEVRDDLGKYFRGYAGTMVIYDQPGDRYIVYNEPQSRKRLSPCSTFKIYNSLIGLETGVLDAADENTLMKWDGTHRSIDGWNRDHTLASATSNSVVWYFQNLAARIGETRMQERLDAIGYGNRDISGGLTTFWLRSSLRISAVEQVDLLTRLYSGQLPFSAGNVAIVKRNITLAENNGTVFMGKTGSGFEDGRWLHGWFVGGVEKQGGRYIFAVNIEAPDGATGVAARKIAEAVLKDLAILP, from the coding sequence ATGAAAAAAATACTGTGGTTCCTGTGCGCGCTGCTGCTCGCCTGCGCGACAGCAGCCGCCGAGGCTTCGCCGGCGGTCGAGGTCCGCGACGACCTGGGAAAGTATTTTCGGGGGTATGCGGGAACGATGGTCATATACGACCAGCCGGGCGACAGGTATATCGTCTACAACGAGCCGCAAAGCCGCAAGCGGCTGTCGCCGTGTTCGACCTTCAAGATTTATAATTCCCTCATCGGCCTTGAGACCGGGGTGCTGGACGCCGCCGACGAGAACACCCTCATGAAGTGGGACGGCACGCACCGTTCCATCGACGGCTGGAACCGCGACCACACGCTGGCGTCCGCCACCAGCAATTCGGTGGTCTGGTACTTCCAGAACCTGGCGGCGCGCATCGGCGAGACAAGGATGCAGGAGCGCCTCGACGCCATCGGCTACGGCAACCGGGATATCTCCGGCGGCCTGACGACCTTCTGGCTGCGGTCGTCGCTGCGGATTTCGGCGGTGGAGCAGGTCGATTTGCTAACCAGGCTGTATTCCGGGCAGTTGCCGTTTTCCGCCGGCAATGTGGCGATCGTCAAACGAAACATCACCCTGGCCGAAAACAACGGCACGGTATTTATGGGCAAAACCGGGTCGGGGTTCGAGGACGGCAGGTGGCTGCATGGCTGGTTCGTCGGCGGCGTGGAAAAACAGGGCGGCCGCTATATCTTCGCCGTCAACATCGAGGCCCCGGACGGCGCCACCGGCGTAGCCGCGCGGAAAATCGCCGAGGCCGTACTGAAAGACCTGGCCATCCTGCCGTAG
- a CDS encoding OstA-like protein: protein MRSRICLFLVVAILCFGFAATAHAAKPVIKADSTSFDFAKGMYVLKGNVTVEVGSRIITAGEARVKVLTLEVWGEGGITLKQDDTYFTGDSVYVNGPQNSATIKGGVTFKRGNIYITADEADFNWQTKQGIFRNNVKIDDNGQQIATDWLQYNVATNTYTTEQ from the coding sequence ATGAGAAGCAGAATTTGCTTGTTCCTGGTTGTGGCGATCCTGTGCTTTGGTTTCGCCGCCACCGCCCACGCCGCCAAGCCGGTCATCAAAGCCGACAGCACCTCCTTCGACTTCGCCAAGGGCATGTATGTCCTGAAGGGCAACGTCACCGTCGAGGTGGGCAGCCGCATTATAACCGCCGGCGAGGCCCGCGTCAAGGTGCTGACGCTCGAGGTCTGGGGCGAAGGCGGCATCACGCTCAAGCAGGACGACACCTATTTTACCGGCGACAGCGTCTACGTCAACGGGCCGCAGAACAGCGCCACGATAAAGGGCGGCGTCACCTTCAAACGGGGCAACATCTACATAACAGCCGACGAAGCCGACTTCAACTGGCAGACGAAACAGGGAATCTTCCGCAACAACGTCAAGATCGACGACAACGGCCAGCAGATAGCGACCGACTGGCTTCAATACAACGTGGCGACGAACACTTACACCACCGAGCAGTAG
- a CDS encoding L-serine ammonia-lyase, iron-sulfur-dependent, subunit alpha — MDRRDFLKLALLAALAGGAAVDLRPAGARGISAAAFPGSPPGKCYQGPPTGVIGTTLTELFKVGPGPSSSHTLAPLRIANDFWTVLERLPEDDLRRGARIEARLYGSLSAAGRGHRTDRAILAGLLGQKPGTCDTRLMDELQDPARKYVVAIRGIGFALSGATIVWDKHEHDYPFANTMVMSLLAADGSVVCEREYYSTGGGFFAWKGQPADDRGEPVYPYGSMARFREIVQASGKSLDEVMLANEKAIRRVGEREIYTHLDLVLATMEEGVRRGLGEEGQLPAPFEFHRKAKQLYGGALLAGADERFMGLLSSYALTVAAGSAAGRLAVTAPTLGSAGTMPAIVYYMKKHLQLTREAMRKGLLAAALVGFLCRNNAGVAAAGCPGQIGVAAAMAAAMLAHATGAPLEVTELAAAIALEHHRGMTCDQVGGYVLLPCIERNAFAAVKAYNAWFVAKNEIAARHGEDLDRVIAAMLENGRATPQQFGETGKGGLATAMVSC, encoded by the coding sequence GTGGACCGGCGCGACTTTCTGAAACTTGCCCTTCTGGCGGCTCTGGCGGGCGGGGCGGCGGTCGACCTTCGCCCCGCCGGGGCAAGGGGCATATCTGCCGCAGCCTTTCCCGGGTCCCCTCCCGGCAAGTGCTATCAGGGGCCGCCTACAGGGGTTATCGGCACAACGCTGACTGAGCTGTTCAAGGTTGGGCCTGGGCCGTCCAGCTCTCACACGCTCGCTCCGCTCAGGATCGCCAACGATTTCTGGACGGTGCTTGAGCGGCTCCCGGAGGACGACCTCCGCCGCGGGGCCAGAATCGAAGCCCGCCTGTACGGCAGCCTGAGCGCCGCCGGTCGCGGGCACCGCACCGACCGCGCCATCCTCGCCGGTCTCCTGGGTCAGAAGCCCGGAACGTGCGACACCCGGCTGATGGACGAACTGCAGGACCCGGCGCGCAAGTACGTCGTCGCTATAAGGGGCATCGGCTTCGCGCTGAGCGGCGCGACCATCGTCTGGGATAAACACGAACACGACTATCCGTTCGCCAATACCATGGTCATGAGCCTGCTCGCCGCCGACGGGTCGGTCGTCTGCGAGCGGGAATACTATTCCACCGGCGGCGGCTTCTTCGCCTGGAAGGGCCAGCCGGCCGATGACCGGGGTGAGCCGGTTTACCCTTACGGCAGTATGGCGCGTTTCCGGGAAATCGTGCAGGCGAGCGGCAAAAGCCTTGACGAGGTAATGCTCGCCAACGAAAAAGCCATTCGCAGGGTTGGCGAGCGCGAGATATACACCCATCTCGACTTGGTGCTGGCGACCATGGAGGAAGGGGTACGCCGCGGGCTTGGCGAGGAGGGCCAGCTGCCGGCGCCGTTCGAGTTCCACCGCAAAGCGAAACAGCTATACGGGGGGGCGTTGCTGGCGGGCGCGGACGAGCGATTTATGGGCCTGTTGAGCAGCTACGCCCTCACCGTCGCCGCAGGCAGCGCCGCCGGACGCCTCGCCGTCACCGCGCCGACGCTCGGCTCGGCCGGTACCATGCCGGCGATCGTCTACTATATGAAGAAACACCTGCAGCTTACCCGCGAAGCGATGCGCAAGGGCCTTCTCGCCGCAGCGCTGGTGGGTTTTCTGTGCAGGAACAACGCCGGCGTTGCGGCGGCGGGCTGCCCGGGCCAGATCGGCGTCGCCGCGGCGATGGCGGCGGCCATGCTTGCCCATGCCACCGGAGCCCCGCTCGAAGTAACCGAACTCGCGGCCGCCATCGCTCTCGAGCACCATCGGGGCATGACCTGCGACCAGGTCGGTGGCTATGTTTTGCTGCCCTGCATAGAAAGGAACGCCTTTGCGGCGGTCAAGGCCTATAACGCTTGGTTCGTCGCCAAAAATGAGATCGCGGCCCGCCACGGGGAAGACCTCGACCGGGTAATTGCCGCCATGCTGGAAAATGGCAGGGCTACGCCGCAGCAGTTCGGGGAGACGGGGAAGGGCGGGCTTGCTACCGCGATGGTCAGCTGCTAA
- a CDS encoding magnesium transporter CorA family protein has product MLRIYKTNCETLRELSLAALEKGAWLNLTAPDADELAAVADLTGVPPDALRAALDEEERSRVEIEDNYILVITNVPTLRDSYSYDTLPLGIVLTKDHFITVCLESHQVLEEFAAEGPRTFSTYKKTRFLFQILYKSAILYLKYLKQINRRTDEIERDLRQSVKNQEIFQLLELQKGLTYFTASLRSNGIVLERLLRLRSNRELQHLIAMYEEDEDLLEDVIIENKQAIEMVEMYSNVLSGMMGAFTSIISNNLNLVLKFLAAVTILLAIPTMVASFWGMNVGGLPFSGENGFAIVLLIAVAAAGVSAYGLWRRGLL; this is encoded by the coding sequence ATGCTGCGCATTTATAAAACCAACTGCGAAACGCTCCGCGAGCTTTCCCTGGCGGCGCTCGAAAAAGGGGCCTGGCTGAATCTGACCGCTCCCGACGCCGACGAACTGGCCGCCGTCGCCGACCTCACCGGCGTCCCCCCGGATGCCCTCAGGGCGGCGCTCGACGAAGAGGAACGTTCCCGCGTGGAGATCGAGGACAACTACATCCTCGTCATCACCAACGTCCCCACCCTTAGGGACAGCTACAGCTACGACACGCTGCCGCTCGGCATCGTCCTGACCAAGGACCATTTTATCACCGTCTGCCTGGAAAGTCATCAGGTGCTGGAGGAATTCGCCGCCGAAGGACCGCGGACTTTCTCCACCTATAAAAAAACGCGCTTCCTTTTCCAGATACTATATAAGTCGGCTATCCTGTATCTCAAATACCTCAAACAGATCAACCGCCGCACTGACGAGATCGAGCGCGACCTCCGCCAGTCGGTGAAAAATCAGGAGATTTTTCAGCTCCTGGAGCTGCAGAAGGGCCTCACCTACTTCACCGCCTCGCTGCGCTCCAACGGCATCGTGCTGGAACGGCTGCTCCGCCTGCGCTCCAACCGCGAACTCCAGCACCTCATCGCCATGTACGAGGAAGACGAGGATCTGCTTGAAGACGTCATCATCGAGAACAAGCAGGCCATCGAGATGGTCGAGATGTACAGCAACGTCCTCAGCGGCATGATGGGAGCCTTCACGTCCATCATCTCCAACAATCTTAACTTGGTCCTCAAGTTCCTCGCCGCCGTGACCATCCTACTGGCGATACCGACGATGGTCGCGAGCTTCTGGGGGATGAATGTCGGGGGCCTCCCTTTCAGCGGCGAGAACGGGTTCGCGATCGTTCTCCTCATCGCGGTGGCCGCCGCCGGCGTCAGCGCCTACGGGTTGTGGCGGCGCGGCCTGCTGTGA
- a CDS encoding FMN-binding glutamate synthase family protein, translated as MGSEKREVLAMLMSMLMMKMMDPMFDEATVKMLTEDYKDNPFLLATVAEKLTPRGIIEAGIRAEMGTTISRPLGSPVVLSPWNKLLLNPCQLFKLPTTNTIEITTGTVIGPRATKPLQLDIPILITGMSYGGSLSLQMKMALAQGASMAGTATNTGESAVTDEERGSAKYLIGQYHRGGWLSGPEQLGRLDAIEIQLGQGAWGGAVEEPIMHDSIGEHLRRTWQLEKGQDTAINARMPGKDNTRDIIKMVNTMKEQYDVPVGVKIAGSDYIEYELAVITQTEADYIVIDGAEGGTSAAPPTLEDDMGLPTFHSLVRAVDWLVDNGLREKYSLIIAGGLVTPGHFLKALALGADAVYIGTIALMAALQSQVVKVLPQAPPSQLALYDGKMNDKVDIEKAARHLANFLKSCTAEMKLAVQAVGKNALSELDRGDLVTVDRDLAEFAGISYAGSHRSAGRQDDYRRREERDRPGQQPWQQ; from the coding sequence ATGGGAAGCGAAAAGCGGGAGGTGCTGGCGATGCTGATGAGTATGCTGATGATGAAAATGATGGACCCGATGTTCGACGAGGCGACGGTGAAGATGCTGACCGAGGACTATAAGGACAACCCGTTCCTGCTGGCGACGGTGGCCGAGAAGCTGACCCCGCGGGGGATAATCGAAGCCGGCATCCGCGCCGAGATGGGCACGACGATCAGCAGGCCGCTCGGCAGCCCGGTGGTGCTGTCACCGTGGAACAAGCTGCTGCTGAATCCCTGTCAGCTCTTCAAACTGCCAACCACCAACACGATCGAGATCACCACCGGGACGGTGATCGGGCCGCGGGCCACCAAGCCGCTTCAACTCGACATCCCCATCCTTATCACCGGCATGTCGTACGGCGGCTCCCTCAGCCTGCAGATGAAGATGGCGCTGGCCCAAGGGGCGTCGATGGCCGGGACGGCCACAAACACCGGCGAGTCGGCGGTTACCGACGAAGAGCGGGGCAGCGCCAAATACCTTATCGGCCAGTACCACCGCGGCGGATGGCTGAGCGGACCCGAGCAGCTCGGCCGCCTGGACGCCATCGAAATCCAGCTTGGCCAGGGAGCCTGGGGCGGGGCGGTCGAGGAGCCCATCATGCACGACAGCATCGGCGAGCACCTCAGACGGACCTGGCAGTTGGAAAAGGGCCAGGATACGGCTATCAACGCCCGCATGCCCGGCAAAGACAACACGCGGGATATCATCAAGATGGTCAATACGATGAAAGAGCAGTACGACGTGCCGGTGGGGGTGAAAATCGCCGGCAGCGACTATATCGAGTATGAGTTGGCGGTCATCACCCAGACCGAGGCCGACTACATCGTCATTGACGGCGCCGAAGGCGGCACATCGGCGGCTCCGCCCACGCTGGAGGACGACATGGGGCTGCCTACATTCCACTCGTTGGTGCGGGCGGTGGATTGGCTGGTCGACAACGGTCTGCGGGAAAAGTATTCCCTTATCATCGCCGGCGGACTGGTTACGCCGGGCCACTTCCTCAAGGCGCTCGCCCTGGGGGCCGACGCGGTCTATATCGGCACAATCGCGCTGATGGCCGCGCTGCAGAGCCAGGTCGTCAAGGTGCTGCCGCAGGCGCCGCCCTCCCAGCTCGCCCTCTATGACGGCAAGATGAACGACAAAGTCGATATCGAGAAAGCCGCGCGGCATCTGGCCAACTTCCTCAAATCATGCACCGCCGAAATGAAGCTGGCTGTGCAGGCGGTCGGCAAGAACGCCCTCAGTGAGCTTGACCGCGGCGACCTCGTGACTGTGGACAGGGACTTGGCCGAATTCGCCGGTATCAGCTACGCCGGCAGCCATCGCAGCGCCGGGAGGCAGGATGACTACCGCCGCCGTGAGGAGCGGGACCGGCCGGGGCAGCAGCCCTGGCAGCAGTAA
- a CDS encoding DUF1450 domain-containing protein, translating into MNTLKFCETNLNAHEGMAKLTDKVKAEFTNVDISTEPCLGQCGQCAETPIALANDQLVSGDTTHVLFERIKNIIGEREVAAPNTKR; encoded by the coding sequence ATGAACACACTTAAATTCTGCGAAACAAACCTCAACGCCCACGAGGGCATGGCGAAGCTGACTGACAAGGTCAAGGCCGAATTCACCAATGTCGATATATCCACCGAGCCTTGCCTCGGCCAGTGCGGCCAGTGCGCCGAAACGCCCATCGCCCTCGCCAACGACCAACTCGTCAGCGGCGACACCACCCACGTTCTGTTCGAGCGGATCAAAAATATCATCGGCGAGCGGGAGGTCGCCGCCCCGAACACGAAGCGGTAG
- a CDS encoding isoprenylcysteine carboxylmethyltransferase family protein has translation MVGWLVAAVAVQRLAELALAARNRRWLLGRGARESGAGHYPLFVVLHAGWLAGWLAEGLARGGGPGEAWPLWLGLFLAAQGLRYWCIVSLGRRWSTRILVLPGVPPVRRGPYRYLRHPNYLAVAAELLCGPLIFGAWFTALAAGIANAWLLLAVRIPAEEEALGGLTE, from the coding sequence GTGGTAGGCTGGCTGGTGGCGGCGGTTGCCGTCCAGCGCCTCGCCGAGCTCGCCCTGGCGGCCCGCAACCGCCGCTGGCTGCTAGGCCGGGGCGCCCGCGAATCGGGGGCCGGGCATTATCCTTTGTTCGTCGTTCTCCACGCCGGCTGGCTGGCAGGCTGGCTGGCTGAAGGGCTCGCGCGGGGCGGCGGCCCCGGTGAGGCCTGGCCGCTGTGGCTCGGTCTCTTTCTCGCGGCCCAGGGTCTCCGCTACTGGTGCATCGTTAGCCTCGGCCGCCGCTGGAGCACCCGCATCCTCGTGCTGCCCGGCGTTCCGCCCGTCCGCCGCGGCCCCTACCGCTATCTCCGCCACCCCAACTATCTGGCGGTGGCGGCCGAGCTGTTGTGCGGGCCGCTTATCTTCGGCGCGTGGTTCACCGCGCTGGCGGCCGGGATCGCGAATGCCTGGCTGCTGCTGGCTGTGCGCATTCCGGCCGAGGAGGAGGCGCTGGGCGGGTTGACAGAGTAG
- a CDS encoding 3-oxoacyl-[acyl-carrier-protein] synthase III C-terminal domain-containing protein produces the protein MSGPRVRAVGLAVPPYAVRQQDIKEFAASLFQDRLEHLERLLPVFDNACIAKRHLAQPLAWYATGHSFAEANLLYGEIALELAAAAATQALARAGVAPGDVGLVVFVSSTGITTPTIDAKLIQRLGISPNAARLPVWGLGCAGGVTGLARAAELAAAVPGRAVLLVAAELCSLTFQRNDFSKSNLVGAGIFADGAAAAVITADGEGPELLGARSTLFADTEDIMGWDVIDTGLKVRFSRDIPAFVRQYLPGLAADACREWGLTRRDIVHYVVHPGGAKVLDAYADSLGLPAAALAAAYEVLAEYGNMSSASVLFVLERFMRATPPQDQYGIMLALGPGFSAEQVLFRW, from the coding sequence GTGTCCGGACCGAGGGTGCGGGCAGTGGGGCTGGCTGTGCCGCCTTACGCCGTCCGCCAGCAGGATATCAAGGAATTTGCCGCCTCCCTCTTCCAGGATAGGCTCGAGCATCTGGAGCGTCTGCTGCCGGTGTTCGACAACGCCTGCATCGCCAAGCGCCACCTCGCCCAGCCGCTGGCCTGGTACGCGACCGGGCACTCCTTCGCCGAGGCTAATCTTCTTTACGGCGAGATTGCCCTAGAGCTGGCGGCCGCCGCCGCGACGCAGGCCTTAGCGCGCGCCGGCGTTGCTCCGGGCGACGTGGGGCTGGTCGTTTTCGTCTCCTCCACCGGCATCACCACGCCGACCATCGACGCCAAACTCATCCAGCGGCTGGGTATCTCGCCTAATGCCGCCCGCCTGCCGGTGTGGGGCCTGGGCTGCGCCGGCGGGGTGACGGGGCTGGCCAGGGCGGCGGAGCTGGCCGCGGCCGTGCCCGGCCGCGCAGTGCTGCTGGTGGCGGCCGAGCTCTGCAGCCTCACCTTTCAGCGGAACGATTTTTCCAAATCGAATCTGGTAGGGGCGGGCATCTTCGCCGACGGCGCGGCTGCCGCCGTGATAACGGCCGACGGCGAGGGGCCGGAGCTGCTGGGTGCCCGCAGCACACTATTTGCGGACACCGAGGATATTATGGGCTGGGACGTTATCGACACCGGCCTCAAGGTGCGCTTCTCCCGCGACATCCCCGCCTTCGTCCGCCAATACCTGCCCGGTTTGGCGGCCGACGCCTGCCGCGAATGGGGGCTGACGCGCCGGGATATCGTCCACTACGTCGTCCACCCTGGCGGCGCCAAGGTCCTCGACGCCTACGCCGACAGCCTCGGTCTGCCGGCGGCGGCGCTGGCGGCGGCCTATGAGGTGCTGGCCGAGTACGGCAACATGTCCAGCGCCTCGGTGCTGTTCGTGCTGGAGCGGTTTATGCGCGCGACGCCGCCCCAGGATCAATATGGCATCATGCTGGCCCTGGGACCGGGGTTCAGCGCCGAGCAGGTGCTGTTCCGGTGGTAG
- the rmuC gene encoding DNA recombination protein RmuC → MPETLLLISLGLNIAVLALGAFALARGRSGQEGQERLERTVKEEIALSRRENGDALRQFGDSVQARMAEIATLQAGHMETFSRQLLALTQSNEQKLERLRETVEERLKLLQADNNKQLEEMRTTVDEKLHATLEKRLGESFRLVSERLELVHKGLGEMQTLASGVGDLKRVLTNVKTRGIWGEIHLQSLLEQVMTVEQYARNVATKPGSAERVEFAIRLPGRDKSEGTVWLPIDAKFPQEDYQRLMDAQEQANPVAAEDAARCLEARIKAEAKTIREKYIDPPHTTDFAILFLPVEGLFAEVLRRPGLCDTLQRDYRVMITGPTTLTALLSSLQMGFKTLAVEKRSSEVWALLGAVKTEFGRFGEMLEKTQKKLQEASNSIETAAQKSRTIERKLKTVQELPAGEAAATLAE, encoded by the coding sequence ATGCCGGAAACGCTGTTGCTTATTTCCCTGGGACTTAATATCGCCGTGCTTGCCCTGGGCGCCTTCGCGCTGGCCCGCGGCCGCAGCGGCCAGGAGGGCCAGGAACGGCTGGAGAGAACGGTGAAAGAGGAAATCGCGCTCAGCCGCCGCGAGAATGGCGATGCCCTGCGCCAGTTTGGCGATTCGGTGCAGGCCCGCATGGCCGAGATTGCCACTCTCCAGGCCGGGCATATGGAGACCTTTTCCCGGCAGCTTCTCGCGCTCACCCAGAGCAACGAGCAGAAACTGGAACGGCTGCGGGAGACGGTGGAGGAGCGGCTGAAGCTGCTGCAGGCGGACAACAACAAGCAGTTGGAAGAGATGCGGACGACGGTGGACGAGAAGCTGCACGCCACCCTCGAAAAACGACTGGGCGAGTCTTTCCGCCTGGTGAGCGAGCGGCTCGAGCTTGTCCACAAAGGGCTGGGCGAGATGCAGACGCTGGCCTCAGGGGTGGGCGACCTTAAACGGGTACTCACCAACGTCAAAACCCGTGGCATTTGGGGGGAGATCCATCTGCAGAGCCTGCTGGAGCAGGTAATGACTGTCGAGCAGTACGCCCGCAACGTGGCCACCAAGCCGGGCAGCGCCGAGCGGGTGGAGTTTGCCATCCGCCTGCCCGGCCGGGACAAAAGCGAGGGAACGGTGTGGCTGCCGATCGACGCCAAGTTTCCCCAGGAGGACTACCAGCGGCTCATGGACGCCCAGGAGCAGGCCAACCCGGTGGCTGCCGAAGACGCTGCCCGCTGCCTGGAGGCCAGGATTAAGGCCGAGGCCAAGACCATCCGGGAAAAATACATCGACCCGCCCCACACCACCGATTTCGCCATCCTCTTCCTGCCGGTGGAGGGGCTGTTCGCCGAGGTGCTGCGCCGGCCCGGCCTGTGCGATACGCTGCAGCGGGACTACCGGGTGATGATAACCGGCCCGACAACGTTGACGGCGCTGCTCAGCAGCCTGCAGATGGGCTTCAAAACGCTGGCGGTGGAAAAACGCTCCAGCGAGGTGTGGGCGCTGTTGGGGGCGGTAAAAACCGAGTTCGGCCGCTTCGGAGAGATGCTTGAGAAGACCCAGAAGAAGCTACAGGAGGCTTCCAACTCCATCGAGACGGCGGCCCAGAAGTCGCGCACAATCGAACGCAAGCTAAAGACGGTCCAGGAGCTGCCGGCCGGCGAGGCGGCCGCGACGCTGGCAGAATAG
- a CDS encoding DUF4412 domain-containing protein gives MKFRFWVCLILAAALLCGTMTVALAAQGFSADIVSAHGKQTMQGKIFVSGEKMRFEAAGMATITRMDKKVVWLLMPSEKMFMEQTFRPENIVPSSEPAAGEVERTLLGSEAVNGVAADKYRITVQTDGKRHTFLQWLAKDSLLPVKTAAEDGSWWQEYRNIKVGEPDPVLFEVPEGYKKFSMGF, from the coding sequence ATGAAGTTTCGTTTTTGGGTATGCCTGATACTGGCGGCGGCGCTGCTGTGCGGCACGATGACTGTGGCGCTGGCTGCCCAGGGTTTCAGCGCTGACATCGTCTCCGCCCACGGCAAGCAGACCATGCAGGGAAAAATCTTTGTTTCCGGGGAGAAAATGCGCTTTGAAGCTGCGGGGATGGCGACCATCACCCGGATGGACAAGAAGGTCGTCTGGCTGCTGATGCCGAGCGAGAAAATGTTCATGGAGCAGACCTTCCGGCCGGAAAACATCGTGCCCAGTTCGGAACCGGCGGCCGGCGAGGTCGAGAGGACGCTGCTCGGCAGCGAGGCTGTCAACGGCGTGGCGGCCGACAAGTACCGCATTACCGTCCAGACCGACGGCAAGCGCCACACCTTCCTGCAGTGGCTGGCGAAAGACTCCCTGCTGCCGGTCAAGACAGCAGCCGAAGACGGCTCGTGGTGGCAGGAGTACCGGAATATCAAGGTCGGCGAGCCCGATCCCGTCCTGTTCGAGGTGCCGGAGGGCTACAAGAAGTTTTCCATGGGGTTTTGA
- a CDS encoding SLBB domain-containing protein, whose translation MYDQIRGPSRVARLKKRKGGGTLRFAGKAVFSLTVALVLTLMIPAVPDLHNPFAPGIFSVSGHQQPPPAPPKIEYAVVYVSGAVATPGVVKVPMGTKVADIVQLAGGLAAGADAAKLDLAKPVKDGMHIHVDKTITPTKPAPPQVKKR comes from the coding sequence GTGTACGACCAAATCCGCGGCCCATCGAGGGTTGCAAGGCTGAAAAAACGCAAAGGCGGCGGCACGCTCCGCTTTGCCGGCAAAGCGGTCTTCAGTCTGACGGTCGCCCTTGTTCTGACCCTGATGATTCCCGCCGTTCCCGATCTTCATAACCCCTTCGCCCCAGGGATTTTCTCCGTATCCGGGCATCAGCAGCCCCCGCCGGCGCCTCCGAAGATCGAATACGCGGTCGTTTATGTGAGCGGCGCCGTCGCCACTCCCGGGGTGGTAAAAGTCCCGATGGGAACCAAGGTAGCCGATATCGTCCAGTTGGCAGGCGGGCTAGCCGCCGGCGCCGACGCCGCCAAGCTCGATCTGGCCAAACCGGTCAAAGACGGCATGCATATCCACGTCGACAAAACAATAACCCCGACAAAACCAGCACCCCCACAGGTTAAGAAAAGATAA
- a CDS encoding transporter yields MDIGAKVVYFFFDLLLPLAVGYMCRRQTRLDDDFFQRMMTLGLMLIYPVLALLGFWATRLDAELIWLPVLGIVLSVIPGVLAFFRARTKYTDSLDQGSYVMAATMSNTLTLGGISAFIIYGETGFAYVQLITLLGTLYLFLICFPLAGWYAARGGQAGGERVSVLSVVFSRNQLPALGLFVGAWLYYSGVPRPAWAGAIFDPLVHIGAWMSLIPVGHSVDFREMRQYWLGILDLNVIKFVITPALSYVIGMLVLSDPVAINTLLITASTPTAIFSVVAVKLHRLNVHITMAAFVLTTAVYLLVIYPIQFLWLSGRL; encoded by the coding sequence ATGGATATCGGCGCTAAAGTAGTTTATTTCTTTTTCGATCTGCTGCTGCCGCTGGCAGTCGGCTATATGTGCCGCCGGCAGACGAGGCTGGACGACGATTTCTTCCAGCGGATGATGACACTTGGGCTCATGCTCATCTATCCTGTTCTCGCATTGCTCGGCTTCTGGGCGACGCGGCTCGACGCGGAGCTTATCTGGCTGCCTGTTCTCGGCATCGTGCTCAGTGTCATTCCCGGCGTGCTGGCTTTTTTCCGCGCCAGAACAAAATATACCGACAGCCTCGACCAGGGCAGTTACGTCATGGCGGCGACGATGTCCAACACCCTCACCCTCGGGGGAATATCGGCGTTCATCATTTACGGGGAGACCGGTTTTGCCTATGTGCAGTTGATAACGCTGCTCGGGACCCTCTACCTTTTCCTGATCTGTTTCCCGCTGGCGGGATGGTACGCGGCCAGGGGCGGTCAGGCGGGCGGCGAACGGGTGTCGGTGCTTTCCGTGGTGTTTAGCCGCAACCAGTTGCCTGCTCTCGGTCTGTTCGTGGGGGCATGGCTCTATTACAGCGGTGTGCCCAGGCCTGCCTGGGCGGGGGCGATCTTCGACCCCCTCGTGCATATCGGCGCATGGATGTCGCTCATCCCGGTGGGCCATTCCGTTGACTTCCGCGAGATGCGTCAGTATTGGCTCGGCATCCTCGACCTCAACGTCATCAAATTTGTCATTACGCCCGCCCTGTCCTACGTAATCGGCATGCTGGTGCTCAGCGACCCTGTGGCGATCAACACCCTGCTGATAACGGCCAGCACACCCACTGCTATTTTTTCGGTGGTTGCGGTCAAGCTCCACCGTCTCAACGTCCACATCACGATGGCCGCCTTCGTGCTCACGACCGCCGTGTATCTGTTGGTGATATACCCCATCCAGTTTCTGTGGCTGTCGGGGCGGCTGTGA